From the Candidatus Cloacimonadaceae bacterium genome, the window CAGCAGTAACAAGGATCAACGGCAGCCGTGGCAATCGCTGCATCGGAAATGGTTCCGCCGATACATGATCTTCTAAAGGTTGTAATGCAATTATAGCTGGGAGCCAGAATCTTATGGCGAACCGGACTGTTGCTGCCATCAGATTTCACGAAATGGAACACTTCTCCTCTTGGCGCCTCGGCACGTCCAATTCCTATGCCGGGTGGTATTTCTTTGACTTTTGTTTTTATATCTCCGGCTCCTTCTTTTTTTATAAGCTGCAAACACTGCTGAATGATAGATATGGACTCATACAATTCCAGTAAACGCACCTCAGCTTTGGCAAAAATATCACCCTCTTTGGCGGTAATAACTTTCCATTTGACCATGTCATAAGCAGCATAAGGGTCATCTCGCCGGACATCGATATCCACACCGGAAGCACGTGCCGTCGGACCGACCGCGCCAAAATCGTGAATATCTTCCGCAGTTAGGGTCCCGACACCCTTGAGCCGGGCATGAATCACCGGATCATCCATCACTGCGCCCACTAATAAATCTGTTTTCGTTTTTACGTCGTCCAAAACCTTCAGCAGTTGAGCTGCCTTCGTTTCATCGATATCTCTTCTTACTCCGCCGATAGTAAACATGGCGTAGCTGTTCCGATTACCGGTGATGATTTCAAACATATCCAGGACAGGTTCTCGATACTTCCATGCCCACATGAATAAGGTATTATAGCCTAAGAAGTGCCCGGCAAGCCCCACCCACAATAGATGGCTGTGAATTCGTTCCAATTCTCCGATAATCGAACGGATCAATTTAGCTCTAACCGGAATTTGAACGCCGCCGATACTTTCAACAGCATTCGCATAGGCAAAGGGGTGTGAAGTGGAACAAATCCCACATATTCTCTCTACCACATAAAACACCTGTTCAAATGTCTTTGATTCGCAAATCTTTTCAATTCCACGATGATTGTAGCCTGTCTCCCACTCCATATCGACAACGATTTCCCCGTCACAATACAATTTGAAAAACTCCGGTTCTTCCAGTAGAGGATGATAAGGGCCTATCGGTACTATAGTTATTTTACCCATTTTATCTATCCCCCTTCCTAATTTTTCTTCGATAAGGATAATCCCCGTCAGGCCAGGACTCAGCCAGCAGGAAACGCTCCGGTTTGGGATGGTTAAGGAATTTTATCCCCAAAATATCCATTATTTCTCTCTCAATCCATTCAATACCATATACTATCGGGGTCATTGATTCAACTTCCGGGTTGTCATGCGCCAGCATCACGTTCAAGCTCATAACCCACCCCGTTTCATCATCTGAATAGTGATAAATTAGCTCATACCCATCTTTTGAATCCATTGCCGAGACGACAATATAGCGATATTGCAATTTGTTAAACCAATGATCGGTAATTTTTGGCAAAATACTCTTTGGTATATAAACCATCAAACGCTTGGTATTGATAACTTCGGTGCTTATTATCTCCGGAAACCGCTGCTGTATGTCAGTGATGTATTGCTCAATGTTCATCTGTTAATCCTTAAAATTAGCTTATCGCCTCATTATTTGCCGGTGCCGGCTTGGATAGCAGCTTCATGACACCTGCTATCATCGCCTCAGGCTTGGGAG encodes:
- a CDS encoding nickel-dependent hydrogenase large subunit; translation: MGKITIVPIGPYHPLLEEPEFFKLYCDGEIVVDMEWETGYNHRGIEKICESKTFEQVFYVVERICGICSTSHPFAYANAVESIGGVQIPVRAKLIRSIIGELERIHSHLLWVGLAGHFLGYNTLFMWAWKYREPVLDMFEIITGNRNSYAMFTIGGVRRDIDETKAAQLLKVLDDVKTKTDLLVGAVMDDPVIHARLKGVGTLTAEDIHDFGAVGPTARASGVDIDVRRDDPYAAYDMVKWKVITAKEGDIFAKAEVRLLELYESISIIQQCLQLIKKEGAGDIKTKVKEIPPGIGIGRAEAPRGEVFHFVKSDGSNSPVRHKILAPSYNCITTFRRSCIGGTISDAAIATAAVDPCYCCTERMVQVYDYKSGKRIMNAADLIKLSQQKTDELRTKILAKGQ
- a CDS encoding NADH-quinone oxidoreductase subunit C, with protein sequence MNIEQYITDIQQRFPEIISTEVINTKRLMVYIPKSILPKITDHWFNKLQYRYIVVSAMDSKDGYELIYHYSDDETGWVMSLNVMLAHDNPEVESMTPIVYGIEWIEREIMDILGIKFLNHPKPERFLLAESWPDGDYPYRRKIRKGDR